One Pseudomonas rhizophila DNA window includes the following coding sequences:
- the dgcA gene encoding dimethylglycine demethylation protein DgcA, giving the protein MAFEAMFQPIQIGKLTIRNRVLSTAHAEVYATDGGMTTDRYVKYYEEKAKGGIGLAICGGSSVVAIDSPQEWWSSVNLSTDRIIPHFQNLADAMHKHGAKIMIQITHMGRRSRWDGFNWPTLMSPSGVREPVHRATCKTIEPEEIWRVIGNYAQAARRAKAGGLDGVELSAVHQHMIDQFWSPRVNKRTDEWGGSFEGRMKFGLEVLKAVRAEVGDDFCVGMRICGDEFHPDGLSHEDMKQIAKYYDDTGMLDFIGVVGSGCDTHNTLANVIPNMSYPPEPFLHLAAGIKEVVKVPVLHAQNIKDPNQATRILEGGYVDMVGMTRAHIADPHLIAKIKMGQIDQIKQCVGANYCIDRQYQGLDVLCIQNAATSREYMGVPHIIEKSTGPKRKVVVVGAGPAGMEAARVAAERGHDVTLFEKKEFIGGQITTASKAPQRDQIAGITRWFQLELARLKVDLRLGVAADAATIMDLRPDVVVLAVGGHPFLEQNEHWGAAEGLVVSSWDVLDGKVAPGKNVLVYDTICEFTGMSVADFLADKGSQVEIVTDDIKPGVAIGGTSFPTYYRSMYPKEVIMTGDMMLEKVYREGDKLVAVLENEYTGAKEERVVDQVVVENGVRPDEEIYYALKEGSRNKGQIDVEALFAIKPQPCLEQSGDGYLLFRIGDCVAQRNTHAAIYDALRLCKDF; this is encoded by the coding sequence ATGGCTTTTGAAGCAATGTTCCAGCCGATCCAGATCGGCAAACTGACCATCCGCAACCGCGTGCTCAGCACCGCTCACGCCGAGGTCTACGCCACTGACGGCGGCATGACCACCGACCGGTACGTGAAGTATTACGAAGAGAAGGCCAAGGGCGGCATCGGCCTGGCGATCTGTGGTGGATCGTCGGTGGTTGCCATCGACAGCCCGCAGGAATGGTGGAGCTCGGTGAACCTGTCCACCGACCGCATCATCCCGCACTTCCAGAACCTGGCCGACGCCATGCACAAGCATGGCGCCAAGATCATGATCCAGATTACCCACATGGGGCGTCGCTCGCGCTGGGACGGCTTCAACTGGCCGACCCTGATGTCGCCGTCCGGCGTGCGCGAGCCGGTGCACCGTGCGACCTGCAAGACCATCGAGCCGGAAGAAATCTGGCGGGTGATCGGTAACTACGCCCAGGCGGCACGGCGTGCCAAGGCCGGTGGCCTGGACGGCGTTGAGCTGTCCGCCGTGCACCAGCACATGATCGACCAGTTCTGGAGCCCACGGGTCAACAAGCGTACCGACGAATGGGGCGGCAGCTTCGAGGGGCGGATGAAGTTCGGCCTGGAGGTGCTCAAAGCCGTACGCGCCGAAGTGGGCGACGACTTCTGCGTGGGCATGCGCATCTGCGGTGATGAGTTCCACCCGGACGGCCTGTCCCACGAGGACATGAAGCAGATCGCCAAGTACTACGACGACACCGGCATGCTGGATTTCATCGGTGTTGTGGGCTCGGGTTGCGACACCCATAACACCCTGGCCAACGTTATCCCGAACATGAGTTATCCACCGGAGCCGTTCCTGCACCTGGCCGCCGGTATCAAGGAAGTGGTCAAGGTTCCGGTGCTGCACGCGCAGAACATCAAGGACCCGAACCAGGCCACGCGGATCCTCGAGGGCGGTTACGTCGACATGGTCGGTATGACCCGTGCCCACATCGCCGACCCGCACCTGATCGCCAAGATCAAGATGGGCCAGATCGACCAGATCAAGCAGTGCGTCGGCGCCAACTACTGCATCGACCGCCAGTACCAGGGCCTGGATGTGCTGTGCATCCAGAACGCTGCAACCTCCCGTGAATACATGGGCGTGCCGCACATCATCGAAAAATCCACCGGGCCCAAGCGCAAAGTGGTCGTCGTCGGTGCCGGCCCGGCCGGGATGGAAGCGGCGCGTGTGGCCGCCGAACGTGGCCACGACGTGACCCTGTTCGAGAAAAAGGAATTCATTGGCGGGCAGATCACCACCGCTTCGAAAGCCCCGCAACGGGACCAGATCGCCGGCATTACCCGCTGGTTCCAGCTGGAACTGGCCCGGCTGAAAGTCGACCTGCGCCTGGGCGTGGCGGCGGACGCGGCGACCATCATGGACCTGCGTCCGGATGTGGTGGTGCTGGCCGTCGGCGGGCATCCATTCCTCGAGCAGAACGAACACTGGGGCGCCGCCGAAGGGCTGGTGGTCAGCAGCTGGGACGTGCTCGATGGCAAGGTTGCACCGGGTAAGAACGTACTGGTCTACGACACCATTTGTGAATTCACCGGCATGTCGGTGGCCGACTTCCTCGCCGACAAGGGCAGCCAGGTCGAAATCGTTACCGACGACATCAAGCCGGGCGTGGCCATTGGCGGGACTTCGTTCCCCACTTACTACCGCAGCATGTACCCCAAGGAAGTGATCATGACCGGGGACATGATGCTGGAGAAGGTCTACCGCGAAGGCGACAAGCTGGTGGCGGTGCTGGAGAACGAATACACCGGTGCCAAGGAAGAGCGCGTGGTGGATCAGGTGGTGGTGGAAAACGGCGTGCGGCCGGATGAAGAAATCTACTACGCGCTCAAGGAAGGTTCGCGCAACAAGGGCCAGATCGACGTCGAAGCCTTGTTCGCGATCAAGCCCCAACCGTGCCTGGAGCAGAGCGGCGATGGTTACCTGCTGTTCCGCATCGGTGATTGCGTAGCGCAGCGTAATACCCACGCCGCCATCTACGACGCGCTGCGGTTGTGCAAGGATTTCTAA
- a CDS encoding DUF5943 domain-containing protein, whose translation MAKIAPQLPIEVDSETGVWTSDALPMLYVPRHFFVNNHMGIEEVLGADAYAEILYKAGYKSAWHWCEKEAECHGLEGVAVFEHYMKRLSQRGWGLFKIQDIDLDKGTASVKLEHSAFVYVYGKVGRKVDYMFTGWFAGAMDQILAARGSSIRTVAEQVYGGSEEGHDDGLFIVKPL comes from the coding sequence ATGGCCAAAATCGCCCCTCAATTGCCTATCGAAGTCGACAGTGAAACCGGTGTCTGGACCTCTGATGCCCTGCCGATGCTCTACGTGCCGCGGCACTTTTTCGTCAATAACCACATGGGCATCGAAGAAGTGCTGGGCGCCGACGCCTACGCCGAGATTCTCTACAAGGCCGGCTACAAATCCGCCTGGCACTGGTGTGAAAAAGAAGCCGAATGCCATGGCCTGGAAGGCGTCGCGGTGTTTGAGCATTACATGAAGCGTCTGTCCCAGCGCGGTTGGGGCCTGTTCAAGATCCAGGACATCGACCTGGATAAAGGCACCGCCAGCGTCAAGCTGGAACACTCGGCGTTCGTCTACGTGTACGGCAAGGTCGGACGCAAGGTCGACTACATGTTCACCGGCTGGTTTGCTGGTGCCATGGACCAGATTCTCGCCGCCCGTGGCAGTTCGATCCGCACCGTGGCCGAGCAGGTCTACGGCGGTTCCGAAGAAGGCCACGACGACGGCCTGTTCATCGTCAAGCCGTTGTAA
- a CDS encoding dipeptidase: MSPAELHADSIVIDGLIIAKWNRDLFEDMRKGGLTAANCTVSVWEGFQATINNIVASQKLIRENSDLVIPVKTTADIQRAKAQGKTGIIFGFQNAHAFEDQLGYVEIFKQLGVGVVQMCYNTQNLVGTGCYERDGGLSGFGREIVAEMNRVGIMCDLSHVGSKTSEEVILESKKPVCYSHCLPSGLKEHPRNKSDEELKFIADHGGFVGVTMFAPFLAKGIDSTIDDYAEAIEYTMNIVGEDAIGIGTDFTQGHGQDFFEMLTHDKGYARRLTSFGKIINPLGIRTVGEFPNLTETLLKRGHPERVVRKIMGENWVNVLKDVWGE; this comes from the coding sequence ATGAGCCCAGCCGAATTGCACGCCGACAGCATCGTTATCGACGGGCTGATCATTGCCAAGTGGAACCGTGACCTGTTCGAAGACATGCGCAAGGGCGGCCTGACTGCCGCCAACTGCACGGTGTCGGTGTGGGAAGGTTTTCAGGCCACCATCAACAATATTGTGGCCAGCCAGAAACTGATCCGCGAAAACAGCGATCTGGTGATCCCGGTGAAAACCACCGCCGATATCCAGCGCGCCAAGGCTCAAGGCAAGACCGGCATCATCTTTGGCTTCCAGAACGCCCACGCTTTCGAAGACCAGCTTGGCTACGTCGAGATCTTCAAGCAGCTCGGCGTTGGCGTGGTGCAGATGTGCTACAACACCCAGAACCTGGTGGGCACCGGCTGCTACGAGCGTGACGGCGGCCTGTCGGGCTTCGGTCGTGAAATCGTCGCCGAGATGAATCGGGTCGGCATCATGTGCGACCTGTCCCACGTCGGCTCCAAGACCTCCGAAGAGGTCATCCTCGAATCGAAGAAACCGGTCTGCTACTCCCACTGCCTGCCCTCGGGCCTGAAGGAGCACCCGCGCAACAAATCCGATGAAGAGCTGAAGTTCATCGCCGACCACGGCGGTTTTGTCGGCGTGACCATGTTTGCGCCGTTCCTGGCCAAGGGCATCGATTCGACCATCGACGACTACGCCGAGGCCATCGAATACACCATGAACATCGTCGGTGAGGACGCCATCGGCATCGGCACCGATTTCACTCAGGGTCACGGTCAGGATTTCTTCGAAATGCTGACCCACGACAAAGGCTATGCCCGTCGGCTGACCAGCTTCGGCAAGATCATCAACCCCCTGGGCATCCGCACCGTGGGCGAGTTCCCGAACCTCACCGAGACGCTGCTCAAGCGCGGCCATCCAGAGCGGGTGGTGCGCAAGATCATGGGCGAGAACTGGGTCAACGTCCTGAAAGACGTCTGGGGCGAATAA
- a CDS encoding lysozyme inhibitor LprI family protein translates to MKSIILALALISTVAHATEDTEHNPCDAVENDVQTLACSAYGKAAAEQLLADNLQSLNERLQTLYADNKAQLNDITSKIRVAQQLWQKQRDADCAIAAFPAKPGSEAYKIAENDCMAQVSDDRSEFLESIGQE, encoded by the coding sequence ATGAAATCAATCATCCTGGCTTTGGCCCTGATCAGCACCGTCGCCCACGCGACCGAAGACACCGAACACAACCCCTGCGACGCCGTGGAAAACGACGTCCAGACCCTGGCCTGCTCGGCCTACGGCAAAGCCGCCGCCGAACAACTGCTCGCCGACAACCTGCAGAGCCTCAACGAACGCCTGCAAACCCTCTACGCCGACAACAAGGCCCAGCTCAACGACATCACCAGCAAAATCAGAGTTGCCCAGCAACTGTGGCAAAAACAACGCGATGCCGACTGCGCCATCGCCGCCTTCCCGGCCAAACCCGGCAGCGAAGCCTACAAAATCGCCGAAAACGACTGCATGGCCCAGGTGAGTGATGACCGGTCGGAGTTCTTGGAGTCGATTGGGCAGGAATAA
- a CDS encoding helix-turn-helix domain-containing protein, protein MNVPTDIQIINDANGNPAFVVIPYAQYVAQKKMEPDLIPHEVVSRIVDGATPIRAWREHLNLTQDEVARRLGISQPAFAQQESVAKPRRATREKIAAAFGIHADQLEL, encoded by the coding sequence ATGAACGTACCTACTGATATTCAGATCATAAACGACGCAAACGGGAATCCTGCATTCGTGGTCATTCCGTATGCCCAATACGTTGCGCAAAAAAAAATGGAACCCGATCTGATTCCCCATGAAGTCGTCAGCCGCATTGTCGACGGCGCCACGCCCATCCGTGCATGGCGCGAACATCTGAACTTGACCCAGGATGAGGTCGCCAGGCGCCTGGGTATTTCTCAACCGGCGTTTGCCCAGCAGGAATCAGTCGCCAAACCTCGCCGGGCAACTCGCGAAAAAATTGCCGCCGCCTTTGGTATCCATGCCGATCAGTTGGAGCTGTAA
- a CDS encoding DUF3010 family protein has translation MKICGIEIKGSEAIIAVASLDPQALSHVALNTKKIALDDDDEAANVKAFAAQVRAFVVDNGIDRIAIKKRSKKGEFAGGPTTFKIEGVFQLLEGCEVTLLSPQTINAQNKKHDFALPATLNKYQHEAYKAACSALVKK, from the coding sequence ATGAAAATCTGCGGCATCGAAATCAAAGGCAGCGAAGCGATCATTGCCGTTGCCTCGCTGGATCCACAGGCGTTGAGTCACGTCGCGCTGAATACCAAGAAAATCGCCCTGGACGATGATGACGAGGCCGCCAACGTCAAGGCGTTCGCCGCCCAGGTCCGGGCGTTCGTGGTGGATAACGGTATCGACCGCATCGCCATCAAGAAGCGCAGCAAGAAAGGCGAGTTCGCTGGCGGGCCGACCACGTTCAAGATCGAAGGGGTTTTCCAGTTGCTTGAGGGTTGTGAGGTGACGCTGCTGTCGCCGCAGACCATCAATGCGCAGAACAAGAAACACGACTTCGCATTGCCCGCGACGCTGAACAAGTATCAGCATGAGGCTTATAAGGCGGCGTGTTCGGCGTTGGTGAAGAAGTAA
- a CDS encoding GlxA family transcriptional regulator, protein MSQDFYFLLMPGFSAIGFISAIEPLRVANRFRGELYRWHVLSADGGAVLASNGMSVNADAALEPLKKGATLWVVAGFEPLKFVTPALERWLHRLDNEGVTLGGIDTGSVVLAEAGLLEGHRVTLHWEAIEAFKESYPQLSVTQELFEIDRRRITCAGGTASIDLMLDLIGQAHGPQLAIEVSEQFVLGRIRPRKDHQRMEIASRYGIRNKKLVHVIGEMETHSEPPLSTLALAESINVTRRQLERLFRLHLNDTPSNFYLRLRLEKARQLLRQTDMSVLEVSIACGFESPSYFTRSYRARFERCPREDRRRQGDGREVV, encoded by the coding sequence ATGTCCCAGGATTTCTACTTCTTGTTGATGCCGGGTTTTTCGGCCATCGGTTTCATTTCGGCCATCGAACCGTTGCGGGTCGCCAACCGCTTTCGCGGTGAGTTGTACCGTTGGCATGTGTTGAGCGCCGATGGCGGGGCGGTGCTGGCAAGCAATGGCATGTCGGTCAACGCCGATGCCGCGTTGGAGCCATTGAAGAAAGGCGCGACCCTCTGGGTGGTGGCGGGGTTCGAACCGCTCAAGTTCGTGACCCCGGCGTTGGAGCGCTGGCTGCATCGGCTGGACAACGAGGGCGTCACCCTGGGCGGCATCGACACCGGCAGTGTGGTCCTGGCTGAGGCGGGGCTGCTGGAAGGCCATCGCGTAACCCTGCACTGGGAAGCGATCGAGGCGTTCAAGGAATCTTATCCACAGCTGAGTGTGACCCAGGAACTGTTCGAAATTGACCGCCGGCGCATCACCTGCGCCGGCGGCACTGCGTCCATCGACCTGATGCTGGACCTGATCGGCCAGGCCCATGGCCCGCAACTGGCGATTGAGGTCAGCGAACAATTCGTGCTCGGCCGCATCCGTCCGCGCAAAGACCACCAGCGCATGGAAATTGCCAGCCGCTATGGCATTCGCAACAAGAAGCTGGTGCACGTCATCGGCGAGATGGAAACCCACAGCGAGCCGCCCCTGAGCACCTTGGCCCTGGCCGAATCCATCAACGTCACCCGCCGCCAGCTCGAACGCCTGTTCCGCCTGCACCTGAACGACACTCCCAGCAACTTCTACCTGCGCCTGCGCCTGGAAAAGGCCCGGCAACTGTTGCGCCAGACCGACATGAGTGTGCTGGAAGTGAGCATCGCCTGCGGTTTCGAGTCACCGTCGTACTTCACCCGCAGTTATCGGGCGAGGTTTGAACGGTGCCCGCGGGAAGATCGGCGGCGCCAAGGGGATGGGCGGGAGGTGGTTTGA
- the choX gene encoding choline ABC transporter substrate-binding protein, giving the protein MKRLISSCVLALSTTTFLSSAAMAADPAACQNVRLGVVNWTDVIATSAMTQVLLDGLGYKTKQTSASQQIIFAGIRDQRLDMFLGYWNPLMTQTITPFVEAKQVKVLEQPSLKDARATLAVPTYLADKGLKTFADIAKFEKELGGKIYGIEPGSGANTQIKAMIAKNQFGLGKFQLVESSEAGMLAAVDRAVRRKEAVVFFGWAPHPMNVNVQMTYLTGSEDALGPNEGMATVWTVTAPDYAQKCPNVSRLLSNLTFTAEDESRMMQPLLDHKDPLESAKQWLKDNPQDKQRWLEGVTTFDGKPAADNLKLTSN; this is encoded by the coding sequence ATGAAACGACTGATCAGCTCCTGCGTTCTTGCACTCAGCACCACCACCTTCCTGAGTTCCGCTGCGATGGCAGCCGATCCCGCCGCGTGCCAGAACGTGCGCCTGGGTGTAGTCAACTGGACCGATGTCATCGCCACCAGCGCCATGACCCAAGTGTTGCTCGACGGCCTCGGCTACAAGACCAAACAGACCAGCGCCTCCCAGCAAATCATTTTCGCCGGCATCCGCGACCAGCGCCTGGACATGTTCCTGGGCTATTGGAACCCACTGATGACCCAGACCATCACCCCGTTCGTCGAGGCCAAACAGGTCAAGGTCCTGGAACAACCCAGCCTCAAGGACGCCCGCGCCACCCTGGCCGTGCCGACTTATCTGGCCGACAAAGGGCTGAAGACTTTCGCCGACATCGCCAAATTCGAAAAAGAGTTGGGCGGCAAGATCTACGGCATCGAACCCGGTTCCGGCGCCAACACCCAGATCAAGGCGATGATCGCCAAGAACCAGTTCGGCCTGGGCAAATTCCAACTGGTGGAATCCAGCGAAGCCGGCATGCTCGCCGCCGTGGACCGCGCCGTGCGGCGCAAGGAAGCCGTGGTGTTCTTCGGCTGGGCGCCGCACCCGATGAACGTCAACGTGCAAATGACCTACCTCACCGGCAGCGAAGACGCCCTCGGCCCGAACGAAGGCATGGCCACCGTATGGACCGTCACCGCGCCAGACTACGCGCAAAAATGCCCGAACGTCAGCCGTCTGCTGAGCAACCTGACGTTCACCGCCGAAGACGAGAGCCGGATGATGCAGCCATTGCTGGATCACAAGGACCCGCTCGAATCGGCCAAGCAATGGCTCAAGGATAATCCGCAAGACAAGCAACGCTGGCTCGAAGGCGTCACCACCTTCGATGGCAAGCCTGCCGCCGACAACCTGAAACTGACCAGCAACTGA
- a CDS encoding 3-keto-5-aminohexanoate cleavage protein, translating into MNHDVIITCALTGAGDTTAKSPHVPVTPKQIAAAAVEAAKAGATVVHCHVRDPQTGKFSRDVALYREVMERIREADVDIIVNLTAGMGGDLEIGGGENPMEFGPNTDLVGPLTRLAHVEELLPEICTLDCGTLNFGDGDTIYVSTPAQLRAGAKRITELGVKAELEIFDTGHLWFAKQMIKEGLLDNPLFQLCLGIPWGAPADTTTMKAMVDNLPADAVWAGFGIGRMQMPMAAQAVLLGGNVRVGLEDNLWLDKGVLATNGQLVERASEILSRLGARVLTPAEGRKKMGLTTRG; encoded by the coding sequence ATGAACCACGACGTCATCATCACCTGCGCACTCACCGGTGCTGGCGACACGACCGCCAAAAGCCCACACGTGCCGGTCACCCCGAAACAGATCGCCGCGGCTGCCGTCGAGGCCGCCAAGGCCGGCGCCACGGTGGTCCACTGCCACGTTCGCGATCCGCAGACCGGCAAGTTCAGCCGTGACGTGGCGTTGTACCGCGAAGTGATGGAGCGCATCCGAGAGGCGGACGTGGACATCATCGTCAACCTCACCGCCGGCATGGGCGGCGATCTGGAGATCGGCGGCGGCGAAAATCCCATGGAGTTCGGCCCCAATACCGACCTGGTGGGCCCGCTGACCCGCCTGGCCCACGTCGAGGAGTTGCTGCCGGAAATCTGCACTCTGGATTGCGGCACTCTGAACTTCGGCGACGGCGACACCATTTATGTTTCCACCCCGGCGCAACTGCGGGCCGGGGCCAAGCGCATCACCGAACTGGGGGTCAAGGCCGAGCTGGAGATCTTCGACACCGGCCACCTGTGGTTCGCCAAGCAGATGATCAAGGAAGGCCTGTTGGACAACCCGCTGTTCCAGCTTTGCCTGGGCATCCCGTGGGGAGCGCCGGCCGACACCACCACCATGAAAGCCATGGTCGACAACTTGCCGGCGGACGCGGTGTGGGCCGGCTTCGGCATCGGCCGCATGCAAATGCCGATGGCCGCCCAGGCCGTGCTGCTGGGGGGCAACGTGCGGGTCGGCCTGGAAGACAACCTGTGGCTGGACAAAGGCGTGCTCGCCACCAATGGCCAACTGGTGGAGCGCGCCAGCGAAATCCTCAGCCGCCTCGGCGCGCGCGTGCTCACCCCGGCCGAGGGGCGCAAGAAGATGGGGCTGACCACCCGCGGCTAA
- a CDS encoding L-carnitine dehydrogenase, giving the protein MSFITDIKTFAALGSGVIGSGWVSRALAHGLDVVAWDPAPGAEAALRKRVANAWGALEKQGLAPGASQDRLRFVATIEECVRDADFIQESAPERLELKLELHGQISAAAKPNALIGSSTSGLLPSEFYEGSTHPERCVVGHPFNPVYLLPLVEVVGGKNTAPEAVQAAMKVYESLGMRPLHVRKEVPGFIADRLLEALWREALHLVNDGVATTGEIDDAIRFGAGLRWSFMGTFLTYTLAGGDAGMRHFMAQFGPALQLPWTYLPAPELTDKLIDDVVDGTSEQLGSRSISALERYRDDCLLAVLEAVKTTKEKHGMAFSE; this is encoded by the coding sequence ATGAGCTTTATCACCGACATCAAGACCTTCGCCGCCCTGGGCAGCGGTGTTATCGGCAGCGGCTGGGTCAGTCGCGCCCTCGCCCATGGCCTGGACGTCGTGGCCTGGGACCCGGCGCCGGGTGCCGAGGCAGCGCTGCGCAAACGCGTGGCCAACGCTTGGGGCGCACTGGAGAAACAAGGCCTGGCACCCGGTGCCTCCCAGGATCGGCTGCGCTTTGTCGCGACCATCGAAGAATGCGTGCGCGACGCCGATTTCATCCAGGAAAGCGCCCCCGAGCGCCTGGAGCTGAAGCTCGAGCTGCACGGCCAGATCAGCGCCGCCGCCAAGCCCAATGCGCTGATTGGTTCCAGCACATCGGGACTGCTGCCAAGCGAGTTCTATGAAGGTTCCACCCACCCGGAACGCTGCGTGGTCGGGCACCCGTTCAACCCGGTCTACCTGCTGCCGCTGGTGGAAGTCGTCGGCGGCAAAAACACCGCGCCCGAAGCGGTGCAAGCGGCGATGAAAGTCTACGAATCCCTCGGCATGCGCCCACTGCATGTACGCAAGGAAGTGCCCGGTTTCATTGCCGACCGGTTGCTCGAAGCGCTCTGGCGCGAAGCCCTGCACCTGGTCAACGACGGTGTGGCTACCACCGGCGAAATCGACGATGCCATCCGTTTTGGCGCCGGCTTGCGCTGGTCGTTCATGGGCACGTTCCTGACTTACACACTGGCCGGTGGCGATGCCGGAATGCGCCATTTCATGGCTCAATTCGGCCCTGCGTTGCAGTTGCCGTGGACCTACCTGCCGGCGCCGGAGCTGACCGACAAGCTGATCGACGATGTGGTGGACGGCACGAGCGAGCAACTGGGCAGCCGCAGCATCTCGGCCCTGGAGCGCTATCGTGATGATTGCCTGCTGGCAGTGCTGGAAGCGGTGAAGACCACCAAAGAAAAGCATGGGATGGCCTTCAGCGAGTAA
- a CDS encoding thioesterase family protein, with product MPTLTTYQTRILPEWVDYNGHLRDAYYLLIFSYATDALMDHLGMDSQNREASGHSLFTLELHLNYLHEVKLDAQVEVRTQIIGHDAKRLHLYHSLHLVGGDKELAGNEQMLLHVDLAGPRSAPFTEQTLGKLKALLTEQSDLSPPAYIGRVIALPPAR from the coding sequence ATGCCCACCCTCACCACCTACCAAACCCGCATCCTCCCCGAATGGGTCGATTACAACGGCCATCTGCGCGATGCCTATTACCTGTTGATCTTCAGCTACGCGACCGACGCACTGATGGATCACCTGGGCATGGACAGCCAGAACCGCGAAGCCAGCGGCCACTCGCTGTTCACCCTCGAACTGCACTTGAACTACCTGCACGAAGTGAAGCTCGACGCCCAGGTCGAGGTGCGTACACAGATCATCGGCCACGACGCCAAACGCCTGCATCTCTACCACAGCCTGCACCTGGTCGGCGGCGATAAGGAACTGGCCGGCAACGAGCAGATGCTGCTGCACGTCGACCTGGCCGGCCCGCGCTCGGCGCCCTTCACGGAACAGACCCTGGGCAAGCTCAAAGCCCTGCTCACGGAGCAATCCGACCTGTCGCCGCCGGCCTATATCGGCCGGGTCATCGCATTGCCGCCGGCCCGATAA